The following coding sequences lie in one Brevibacterium marinum genomic window:
- a CDS encoding SDR family oxidoreductase, protein MKHGSQINGSRVLITGAGSGIGRLMALDAAARGASEILIWDLSEERGQSVRDEIVATGAKARSFSVNVADSDQVAVVAEATGPVDVLVNCAGVVTGKKLLDADEESIRRVFDVNTLALYWVTRAFLPGMLERDRGTVATISSAAGFTGVAKQTDYSASKFAAVGFTESLRSELRAEGSNVQTLVVCPYYINTGMFEGVQTKFPRLLPILEETNVATKVMDSIDSGREQLVMPSLVRILPAARMLPTRLFDKTMDFLGVNKTMDHFTGRRPMTPEPNTAAPAEEVESAARSQLQN, encoded by the coding sequence ATGAAACATGGATCCCAAATCAACGGTTCGCGGGTGCTGATCACTGGTGCCGGCAGCGGGATCGGACGCTTGATGGCCCTGGATGCCGCCGCGCGTGGAGCCTCGGAGATCCTGATCTGGGACCTCTCGGAAGAGCGTGGACAAAGCGTTCGAGATGAGATCGTGGCGACTGGGGCGAAGGCCCGTTCGTTCTCGGTCAATGTGGCCGATTCCGATCAGGTCGCGGTCGTCGCGGAAGCGACCGGGCCCGTGGATGTCCTCGTCAACTGCGCCGGAGTCGTCACCGGCAAGAAGCTGCTGGATGCCGACGAAGAATCGATCCGGCGCGTCTTCGATGTCAACACTCTCGCCCTGTACTGGGTGACACGGGCCTTTCTGCCCGGAATGCTCGAACGTGACCGCGGCACAGTGGCCACGATCTCCAGCGCCGCAGGATTCACCGGCGTCGCCAAGCAGACCGACTACTCGGCGAGCAAGTTCGCGGCGGTCGGCTTCACAGAGTCTCTGCGCAGTGAACTGCGCGCCGAAGGCAGCAACGTCCAGACTCTCGTCGTCTGCCCCTACTACATCAACACCGGCATGTTCGAAGGCGTGCAGACCAAATTCCCCCGCCTTCTGCCGATCCTCGAAGAGACCAACGTCGCCACCAAAGTCATGGACTCCATCGATTCCGGGCGCGAGCAGCTTGTCATGCCCTCGCTGGTCCGCATCCTGCCGGCAGCGCGAATGCTGCCGACAAGGCTGTTCGACAAAACGATGGACTTCCTCGGCGTCAACAAGACCATGGATCACTTCACGGGACGTCGGCCCATGACCCCGGAACCGAATACTGCCGCACCGGCCGAGGAAGTGGAGTCTGCCGCACGATCCCAATTGCAGAATTGA